ATACTGGACAATATCTCAAGCCACTATTAAATAAAAAATAATTAACATTTATGTTTAAACGAGCTCTCCAAGTGGAGAGCTTGGTTTTTCTTGAGAGTGTGACAAGCGGACGCTTGCTCTGCGCTTGGAGCAGGTTTTGATTAGATAGTTCGTATTTTGAAAAGAGGAGCTGACCCTATGAAAATTATCCATACTTCCGACTGGCATATTGGGAAGATTGTTAATGACCGGTCCATGTTGGCTGACCAGAAAGTGGTCCTCCACCAGCTGATTGACGAGTTCAAGGCGCTTGAGCCGGACTTGGTAATTATCGCGGGCGACTTTTACGACCGCTCGCTTCCCAGCCGCGATAGCGTCCGCTTGGCCAATGACTTGATTGACCGGATGATGGTGGAGTTAACATGCCCGGTGGCCATTATTGCTGGTAACCACGATGCTGGCGAACGGATTGCCTATGGGGCGCGGGCCTATGAACGCCAAAATGTTCATCTGGCGGGTTTGCCACAAAAACAGCCTCAAACCGTTGAATTAGACGGCGCCCGGGTCTATCTCCTTCCCTATGCCGACTACCAGGTCATCCGGGAGCTCTACCAGGATCCGACCATTGACAGCTTGGAAAAGGCCGCAGCCAAACAGGTCCAAGCCATCAAGGACCAGGAATCCTTTGATCCTGAACGCCTGAATTTGATTGTCTACCACGGCTATGTGACCTCCTCTAGCCTGGAGGAAGCTGGGGCTGACTTAGAAGAATCGGAGTCGGAGCGGCCCTTAAGTATTGGGACCACCGAATATGTGCCTAGCCGAGTCTTTCAAGACTTTGACTATGTGGCTTTGGGTCACTTGCACGGGGCTCAGCGGGTCAAGGGCGAACAGGTCCGCTATAGTGGCAGTCCGCTCAAGTACTCCAAGTCGGAAGCCCACCACCATAAGCAGTATTTGGAGGTGGATTTGACCAAGGAATCAATCCAGGTCACCAAGCATATGATCCAGCCCCAACATGATGTCTGCGTGATTAAAACGAGTTTTGACCAGGCCTTAACGGGGCAGTCGGATGACTATATTTACTTTGAACTGACTGACCAGACCCCGGTTCATGACGGGATGAATCGGCTGCGGGATAATTATCCCAATATTATGAACCTGGAATACGTGAATATTGGCCAGGTCAGCGCCCAGCTTGAGGGAAAAATCAGTAAAGATAAGCTTAGTCATCAAGTGGCTGACCCCTTAGAGCTCTTCGCCGACTTCTACCAAGAAACCCTGGGCCAGACTTTGACTGAAACGCAAAATCAGGCGGTGGAGGCGGCCTGGTTAGCGGCCCAAAAAGACCAGGAAGCTGACTAGCTGACTGAGAAAGGAAGTGGACCATGATTCCCTTACGTTTAGAAATGAATGCCTTTGGCTCTTATCGGGATCTGACCGTGATTGACTTTGACCGGGTCCGGCCCTATGGCTTGTTTATGATTTCAGGAGATACTGGGGCGGGTAAGACCACTCTATTTGACGCCATTACCTATGCCCTCTACGGGGGCGCTTCGGGGTCGAGTCGGGAAGCCAGCGAGCTCAAGTCCCGTTTTGCCACCGACTTGGACCTGGCCTATGTGCGTTTTACCTTTGACAGTGATGGCCACCACTACCAGGTCTACCGCCAACCCAAACAGACAGGCCCGGGAGCGGTGGAAGGGCGGTCCAAGGCCTATCCTTCTGAAGTTTTGGAAGTTAATGTTGACGGCAAGTTGGTGTCAGGTAAGAAAAATGAGCTAGAAACTTATCTCAAAGAGGCCATCGGTTTAGATAAGTCTCAGTTTACTCAAATCGTCATGTTGCCCCAGGGTGAGTTCAAGCGCTTGCTGGAGGCCTCAAGCCGGGACAAGGAGGAAATTTTTACCCACATCTTCCATACCGAGGCCATTAACCGTTTCCAGGACTACTTGCAAGACCAATACAGCCAGGTCAAGAGCGACTTAGACCGCCTTAAGAAAAATCATGATGCGGCCCAAGCACGCTTAAAGACTTTGCTTAGTTCAGAAGACCAAGCGCTTTTAGAAGTCCGTTTAAAAGACCAGGGGGAGGCTAAGCTAGGCCAGCTTTTGACTGACTTCTTAGCGACCAAAGAAGCAGACTTCAAACAAGCCAGCCAAGCGCTGGAAAAACTGGAAGCCCAGCGAACCCAACTTAGCCAAGTCCTAGACTACTTTGATGCTCAAGCCAACCTGGCCCAAGAAAAAGACCGCCTAGAAGCCAAGCAAAGCCAGATGGCTGATTTAAAAAGGGCCTATCAAAACTATCAGGGGTCTTTATCCTTCTACCAGGCCTTAAAAGACCAAGCCCAGGCCCAAGTAGAGGCTAAGGACCTAGACCAAAGTCAGACCCAACTTGACCAGGAAGAGAAAGACTACCAAGCCGCCCGAGCTGACTATGACAAGGACTGGACGGCGCAAAAAGAAAACTTGGAGCACTTGCCGCAAATTAAAGAAGCCATCAACCAAGTTCAAGCTGGCCTCAAGGACTGGGCCACTTATGAAAGCACCCAAAAAGAAGTTCAAACTGGTCAGGCTGAATTAGAAGACCTGGAAGCTAGCTACCAAAAGGGCCAAGACCAAGTGGCTAGTCTAGAAGAAGCCATCAGCCAAGGGCAAGCCCAAGTGGACCAATTAAGCCAGGCCATTTTTGACCCCGACAGCCTGAACCAAGAAAAAGAAGCGGTCAAAGAGTCCGGCCGTCAATTGACCGACTTAAAAGGTGGGCTCGACCAGGTCCAATCCTTTGACCAAGCCATTCAAAAAGGAGAAGCAAACTTCCTCCAGGCAGAAAAGACCTGGCAAAAAGCCAACCAGGTCTATCTGGAAGCCAAGCAGACCTATCAACGCAATCTGGCCGGGATCATGGCTCAAGACCTAAGTCCGGGCAGTCCCTGTCCAGTTTGCGGGAGCTTAGACCATCCTGACCCGGCCCAAGTCAGTGCCGACAGGTCTGCTGAAGACCTGGACCAAGGCCAAGTGGACCAGTTAGAAGCCCAGGCTCAAAAGGCTAGCCAAGCCTACCAAAAAGCCAGCGAGGCCATCAACTACCACAAGCAGAGTCGGGCCAACTTGTGCAGACAATATGGTTTTGACCCTAAAGCCACTATCACTGACTGGCAAGACCGGCTGGACCAAGCTCAAAGTGCCTATAAGCAAGCCAGTTCGACCTACCAAGAAAAATACGACAAAGACCAGGCTAATCAAAAAGCCCTGGCGGAAGAAAAGGAAAGGGTCAAAGGCCAAGAAACTCAGCTGCAAACCCTTAAGCAGGGACTTTCTAAAAGTGAAGGCCAGGTCAGCCGGCAAAAAGCTTATTTGGATCAAGTGAAAGACCGACTCAAAAAGGCTCAGGAGCTCTTAATTGGAGACTCCAAGGAGGCTTTAAACCAACAAGCTCAAGCTCTCAAGACAGAAGCAAAAGACTTGGAGGCCTTAGCGCAAAGATTAGCCCAAAGAGAGCAAGCTTTGAAAGAAAAAGCTGCCGTTTTAACCACCAAGCGGGACTACCAAGAAGCGGCGGTCAAGAAAAACCAAGCACAGTCTCAGGCCATTGCTGAGCGTTTAGCCCAAGCCCGAAGAGAATCGGAACTCAGTGATGACCAGGTCAAGGCCCTCCACCAAAGTGACCGTGACTGGCAGGCCATCAGCCAAACTCTATCTGCCTATTCTAACCAGGTCTATGCCTATAAAAAGTCGCTTGAGGCCTTAAAGGCAAATGCAAAAGACTTGGCTATTGACCAGGACCAAGCCACTTATCAAAAGGAAAAAAGCGAGCTCGACCAAAGCTATGACCAAGCCGCTAGCCAGTTAAGTCAGGAGCGGGAAGATTTAATTCGGCTCAAGGACCAAGTCGCTCTCCTGACTGACTTATGGCAGAACTACCAAGACCGCTACCAAAGCTTTGGCGACTTGAAGAAATTGTCGGATGTCGCTAACGGGAAGCTCAACAAGAGCCAGCGGATTTCCTTCCAACGCTATATTTTAGGAATTTACTTGGATTGGATCGTCGAGCGGGCCAACCAGCGTTTCTATCAAATGACCAATGGCAAGTATTACTTTAAGCGGGCGGAGGACGAGATTGGTGGCAACCAGGCTAAGGGACTTAACCTCAATGTTTTCGATTCCTATACGGCTAGCGAGCGCAGCGTCCACTCCCTGTCAGGAGGCGAAAGTTTCCAAGCCTCCCTGGCCTTAGCTTTGGGACTTAGTGATGTGATCCAGGAAGAAGCTGGGACGGTTGACGTGGGTATGCTCTTTATTGATGAAGGATTCGGAACCTTGGACTCGGAAACCCTTCAACAGGCCCTTGATACCCTGGTGGACCTCCACCAACGTTCAGGCCGCTTGATTGCTGTCATCTCTCACCGGGAAGAACTGAAGCAGGAATTGCCCATCCAGTTAGCGGTCGAAATGACCCCTAGCGGCAGTCGTTGTCACTGGCAAGGTCTTCCGGGGGCAGAGGAGTAGGGAATCTCTCCCCCTGGTCCTCCCTCACATCCTTCAAAACGTGTTCCAAGCGCAGAGCAAGCGTCCTCTTCACAAAAAGTCGACGAATTCCCTCCGTGAATTCTTACGCCTTTTTGCTCCAGAGATCTTGCTCTTTGATGCGCTTGTCGCACTCTTTAGTTGAGTTCGGAAGGGTGAGGGGATGTCCTTTCAGAAAAGTTGAACGACCAGCGAGTCGGTCTTATCATCTTTTCTTCCAAGGAATCTCCCTCACTGGCCCTTCCTCACATCCTTCATTTCTTTAGAATCCTTTAAATTCGCTGTTTGTCAGGCAGGGAGAGTCGAGTCTTGAGCGTGCTTATGGTAAAATATTCTTACATCCCGCTATCTAATACCTAATTTTGTTTATATCTTAGTAGCGATTTCTCAATCGTTTGAACAGCGGTATCGATAGTACTTGTTTGAATCAAGATAAGGAGAGATTTTATGAAAGCATTGAAACGTTCCTTAACCAACCGTGTGTTTGCTGGGGTTTGTGGTGGTTTCGCTGACTACTTTGGTATTTCCGCAGTTTGGCTCCGGATTGCCTTTGCGGTGGCTCTTTTTACCCCGCTACGCTACCTGGCAATTTTTATCTACCTGGCCCTGATGGTTTTAATCCCTAATGAAAGTATCATCAACTTTAAGCGGACTTTCTTTGGAGGAGGACAAGGGACTAGACAGCGGACGAATCCGCGTCAAGAGGCCTACACACAGCGTGAAGACGATGTGGAACCGGTCTATCGGGACTTAAACAAACGTCAAATTAAGGAAGTGGAGAAGGTTAAGGTCGACCATGATTAGAAATATTATTCGTCTCTTGATCCAAGCCATCCTCCTCCAAGGACTGGGCCGGATTTTCTGGCCGGCGGTTTATATCCAAGACTTTGCCTCGGCGGTGATTGTGGTTTTAGTCATCGCTATTCTCTACAAGTTGGTTTATCCGATTTTGAGAATTTTAGCTTTGCCGATAAACTTTCTGACCCTGGGCTTATTTAACCTGGTCTTGAATGGTTTTATCTTCTGGCTGGCTTCCTCCCTGATGGGGACAGCTTATTTCTGGATATCTTCCTTCTTCTACTGCATGGTGCTGGCCCTGATTTATGGCCTGGCTCAAGAACTCTTGAAGAAGATATTTGATCCTTACCGAAGCGACTATTAGAGAGTGCGACGGGAGAAGGCTTTTACTTAAATGTTATTAATCGTTAAAAGACTGCGACGCCTGTTGCAGTCTTTTTTCTTAGTTAGCCTTGGTTCAGGATTCTTTTTGGCTTTTGGTGCTCTCGTCGCACTCTCAAGCCTTACTAATGGGGTGGGCCTATGGTAAAATGAAGTGAGATTTAAAAAGAGAAAGGAAACAATTATGGAAGCAGTAACCGTTAAAGAGCTCAGGGACCAGCTTGGGCTAAAGGTGCTCCAGGGAGAAGAGTATTTAGACCGTTTGATTAAAACCAGCGACATTTCCCGTCCGGGTTTGGAATTATCGGGTTATTTTAACTATTATCCCTCGGAACGGGTCCAATTGTTTGGCCGGAATGAGCACTCCTATTTGAAGAAAATGACTAGTGATGAGCGGCTCTTGATTATGCGGCGGATGTCTCGGGAAGATACGCCGGTCTTTATTTTCTCCCGCGACTTGATGCCGGAATACGAGGTCTTTCAAGCGGCCGAAGAAAATAAAATCCCTATTCTCCAGGGGAGTGCGGTGACCACCCGGCTCTATTCCAATATTACTACCTACCTCCAAGAGCGTCTGGCGCCCCGGGTGTCCAAGCATGGGGTCTTTGTGGATGTTTATGGTTTAGGGATTATGATTATTGGAGACAGCGGGATTGGTAAGTCGGAAACCGCCTTGGAATTAATCAAAAACGGTCACCGGCTTGTGGCTGATGACCGGGTGGAACTCCATAAACGCGATGACTATTCCATCGTGGGCGAGGCGCCGGCCATCTTACAAAATATGATCGAAATCCGCGGCCTGGGCATCATTAATGTCCTCACCCTCTTTGGGGCCGGGGCGGTTAAACAGGCCCAACAACTCCACTTGATCGTCCGCTTAGTCATGTGGGATGATGATGAAGACTATGAACGTTTAGGTTCAGAGCCGGAAATGGTTTCCCTCCTCGGAGTAGATGTCCCTCAAATTACCGTGCCTGTCCGCACTGGGCGAAATTCTTCTAATATCGTGGAAGTGGCGGCTATGAATCTTCGGGCCAACAATATGGGCTACAATGCCGGTAAGGAATTCGAGGAAAGACTGACCCATTTAATCCAAGCCAACCAGGAAGCGGATGCCAAGACTCACGCCGAAAACGACCAGGCGGAAGCGGGCGATGAGTCATGATAACGACCTTACTTGGAAAACTTTTACCCAGCCTTAACCTGCTGGCCATTGATCCAGTGGCCTTTTCCTTTTTAGGGATTGAGATCCGTTGGTACGGGATTATTATTGCCCTGGGCATGTTCTTAGCGGTGGAACTGATTCTGAAAGAGATTGAGCGCAAGGGTTTTGATAGTGACCAGGTCATGGACATGATCATGTGGGCGGTGCCCATCGGTTTTATCGGAGCCCGGCTCTATTATGTGATCTTTGAGTGGGACTACTACCGGGAAAACCTGGGCGAAATTATTGCCATCTGGCAGGGCGGCATCGCCATTTATGGGGGTGTCCTTGCGGGCGCCTTGACCGCGATTATCTATGCCAAGCGCCATAATATGAAGGTGAGTTTCTTGGCAGATGTGATCATGCCTTACTTACTCCTAGCCCAAGGCATTGGTCGCTGGGGGAACTTCGTCAACCAAGAAGCCCACGGTGGCCCGGTTAGTGAAGGATTCTTACGGGAGACTTTGCACTTACCTAACTTTATCGTTGAACAAATGTATATTAACGGTCAATACTACCATCCCACCTTTCTCTACGAATCCCTGTGGAATTTATTGGGGGTAGGGGTCTTACTCTTCCTCCGTCACCGTCATAAGACCTTAAAACTCGGCGAGACCGGGCTCTTATACCTGATTTGGTATGGGACGGGACGCTTCTTCATTGAAGGTTTACGGACCGATTCCCTCTACCTGGGGCCAATCCGGGTCTCCCAAGCCTTGTCCTTAGTCCTAGTGGTTGTGGGGATTGGACTCTTTATCTACCGGCGCACCAAGCAAGGAGACCTGCCTTATTACAGCGACTATAACTATTTAGCTAAGCGGCGGGCCCAAGTGAAGCAGGAGAAATCAGCCTAGGACAAGTCAATGTGGATAAAAGCAAATAAAAGGAGAAGATAATGGTAAAACAAGCAGTTAGCTTACTCGGTGCTGGTTCCTGGGGGACGGCCTTGGCCATGGTCTTAGCAGAAAATGGCCACCAAGTCACCCTCTGGACCCACCGACAAAATCAGGCGGATGAAATTAACCAAAGCCATACTAACGCCGCCTATTTAAAAGAGGTCACTTTGTCCCATGATATTGTTGCAACGAGTGACCTAAAAGCAGCGGTAAAAGGCGCCCAAGTGATCGGCTTCGTGGTACCGACCAACGCGATCCGCGGGGTAGCCGACCAAGTGGCCGCTATTTTACAAGCCGAGGATGCACAGGCAGCCCCGCCTCTGATCTTCCATGCGGCTAAGGGTCTGGAGTTAGAGACCCATGAGCGGGTCTCGGTGATCTTGGAAGACAGTTTTAAAGACTTGGCTATCCAAGGGCCGGTGGTCTTATCAGGACCCAGCCATGCCGAAGAAGTGGCCCGCCGTGATATCACTGGTATTACCGCTGCCTGTGAGGACCTGGAAGCGGCAGAAGCCCTGCAAGCCCTCTTTATGAATGCTTATTTTCGGGTCTACACCAATGACGACGTGGTCGGGGTAGAACTGGGGGGCGCCTTAAAAAATATTATTGCCCTCTGTTCCGGCGCCTTGGCTGGTTTGGGTTTTGGCGACAATGCCAAGGCCATCTTGATGACCCGAGGCCTGGCGGAAATCACCCGCTTAGGCGTGGCTTTAGGAGCAGACCCCTTTACCTTTGCCGGTTTGAGTGGGATTGGCGACTTAATCGTTACCTGTACCTCACCCTTTTCACGGAACTGGCAGGCGGGCTACCAAATTGGCCAGGGCAAGTCAGTTCAAGAGGTCCTTGACCAGATGGGGATGATTGTAGAAGGGGTTCATACCACCAAGTCGGCCTATGAATTGGCCCAGTCGGTAGGGATCGAAATGCCCATCACCCAAACCACCTACCAGGTCCTCTATGACCACAAGGATTTAAGAAAACTTGTCGAGGACCTCATGAAACGCCAAGGCAAGCAAGAAGTCGGCTTAGACCGCCTGGCCTTAGAACAGTCCTTGGCTAAACAAGCCCGTTTGAACGAGTAATTAAGTTTTTAACAACGGCCACCGGGGACTTACAATCGATAAAAAAGTGATAAGAATCCCCCTAAGGCTTGCTAAATTGCTAAACAACTTTTACATTAAGAGAAGAGACTAGTGACCAACTGTCACAATAATTACCGTGAAGACCGATTCACGAATAAAGGAGTAGCTATGACGAAAGTAAGAAAAGCCATTATCCCTGCAGCTGGTTTAGGAACCCGTTTCTTGCCAGCCACCAAGGCCATG
This genomic window from Aerococcus sp. Group 1 contains:
- a CDS encoding exonuclease SbcCD subunit D, which gives rise to MKIIHTSDWHIGKIVNDRSMLADQKVVLHQLIDEFKALEPDLVIIAGDFYDRSLPSRDSVRLANDLIDRMMVELTCPVAIIAGNHDAGERIAYGARAYERQNVHLAGLPQKQPQTVELDGARVYLLPYADYQVIRELYQDPTIDSLEKAAAKQVQAIKDQESFDPERLNLIVYHGYVTSSSLEEAGADLEESESERPLSIGTTEYVPSRVFQDFDYVALGHLHGAQRVKGEQVRYSGSPLKYSKSEAHHHKQYLEVDLTKESIQVTKHMIQPQHDVCVIKTSFDQALTGQSDDYIYFELTDQTPVHDGMNRLRDNYPNIMNLEYVNIGQVSAQLEGKISKDKLSHQVADPLELFADFYQETLGQTLTETQNQAVEAAWLAAQKDQEAD
- a CDS encoding AAA family ATPase, which gives rise to MIPLRLEMNAFGSYRDLTVIDFDRVRPYGLFMISGDTGAGKTTLFDAITYALYGGASGSSREASELKSRFATDLDLAYVRFTFDSDGHHYQVYRQPKQTGPGAVEGRSKAYPSEVLEVNVDGKLVSGKKNELETYLKEAIGLDKSQFTQIVMLPQGEFKRLLEASSRDKEEIFTHIFHTEAINRFQDYLQDQYSQVKSDLDRLKKNHDAAQARLKTLLSSEDQALLEVRLKDQGEAKLGQLLTDFLATKEADFKQASQALEKLEAQRTQLSQVLDYFDAQANLAQEKDRLEAKQSQMADLKRAYQNYQGSLSFYQALKDQAQAQVEAKDLDQSQTQLDQEEKDYQAARADYDKDWTAQKENLEHLPQIKEAINQVQAGLKDWATYESTQKEVQTGQAELEDLEASYQKGQDQVASLEEAISQGQAQVDQLSQAIFDPDSLNQEKEAVKESGRQLTDLKGGLDQVQSFDQAIQKGEANFLQAEKTWQKANQVYLEAKQTYQRNLAGIMAQDLSPGSPCPVCGSLDHPDPAQVSADRSAEDLDQGQVDQLEAQAQKASQAYQKASEAINYHKQSRANLCRQYGFDPKATITDWQDRLDQAQSAYKQASSTYQEKYDKDQANQKALAEEKERVKGQETQLQTLKQGLSKSEGQVSRQKAYLDQVKDRLKKAQELLIGDSKEALNQQAQALKTEAKDLEALAQRLAQREQALKEKAAVLTTKRDYQEAAVKKNQAQSQAIAERLAQARRESELSDDQVKALHQSDRDWQAISQTLSAYSNQVYAYKKSLEALKANAKDLAIDQDQATYQKEKSELDQSYDQAASQLSQEREDLIRLKDQVALLTDLWQNYQDRYQSFGDLKKLSDVANGKLNKSQRISFQRYILGIYLDWIVERANQRFYQMTNGKYYFKRAEDEIGGNQAKGLNLNVFDSYTASERSVHSLSGGESFQASLALALGLSDVIQEEAGTVDVGMLFIDEGFGTLDSETLQQALDTLVDLHQRSGRLIAVISHREELKQELPIQLAVEMTPSGSRCHWQGLPGAEE
- a CDS encoding PspC domain-containing protein → MKALKRSLTNRVFAGVCGGFADYFGISAVWLRIAFAVALFTPLRYLAIFIYLALMVLIPNESIINFKRTFFGGGQGTRQRTNPRQEAYTQREDDVEPVYRDLNKRQIKEVEKVKVDHD
- a CDS encoding phage holin family protein, producing the protein MIRNIIRLLIQAILLQGLGRIFWPAVYIQDFASAVIVVLVIAILYKLVYPILRILALPINFLTLGLFNLVLNGFIFWLASSLMGTAYFWISSFFYCMVLALIYGLAQELLKKIFDPYRSDY
- the hprK gene encoding HPr(Ser) kinase/phosphatase, producing MEAVTVKELRDQLGLKVLQGEEYLDRLIKTSDISRPGLELSGYFNYYPSERVQLFGRNEHSYLKKMTSDERLLIMRRMSREDTPVFIFSRDLMPEYEVFQAAEENKIPILQGSAVTTRLYSNITTYLQERLAPRVSKHGVFVDVYGLGIMIIGDSGIGKSETALELIKNGHRLVADDRVELHKRDDYSIVGEAPAILQNMIEIRGLGIINVLTLFGAGAVKQAQQLHLIVRLVMWDDDEDYERLGSEPEMVSLLGVDVPQITVPVRTGRNSSNIVEVAAMNLRANNMGYNAGKEFEERLTHLIQANQEADAKTHAENDQAEAGDES
- the lgt gene encoding prolipoprotein diacylglyceryl transferase, whose protein sequence is MITTLLGKLLPSLNLLAIDPVAFSFLGIEIRWYGIIIALGMFLAVELILKEIERKGFDSDQVMDMIMWAVPIGFIGARLYYVIFEWDYYRENLGEIIAIWQGGIAIYGGVLAGALTAIIYAKRHNMKVSFLADVIMPYLLLAQGIGRWGNFVNQEAHGGPVSEGFLRETLHLPNFIVEQMYINGQYYHPTFLYESLWNLLGVGVLLFLRHRHKTLKLGETGLLYLIWYGTGRFFIEGLRTDSLYLGPIRVSQALSLVLVVVGIGLFIYRRTKQGDLPYYSDYNYLAKRRAQVKQEKSA
- a CDS encoding NAD(P)H-dependent glycerol-3-phosphate dehydrogenase; translation: MVKQAVSLLGAGSWGTALAMVLAENGHQVTLWTHRQNQADEINQSHTNAAYLKEVTLSHDIVATSDLKAAVKGAQVIGFVVPTNAIRGVADQVAAILQAEDAQAAPPLIFHAAKGLELETHERVSVILEDSFKDLAIQGPVVLSGPSHAEEVARRDITGITAACEDLEAAEALQALFMNAYFRVYTNDDVVGVELGGALKNIIALCSGALAGLGFGDNAKAILMTRGLAEITRLGVALGADPFTFAGLSGIGDLIVTCTSPFSRNWQAGYQIGQGKSVQEVLDQMGMIVEGVHTTKSAYELAQSVGIEMPITQTTYQVLYDHKDLRKLVEDLMKRQGKQEVGLDRLALEQSLAKQARLNE